One genomic region from Thermoleptolyngbya sichuanensis A183 encodes:
- a CDS encoding glycosyltransferase family 4 protein has translation MGAISDSADLIVSLSVVGDRPTGLATYALNVAPHLAVQNTLLLASLEAQHQISKTQTRDISYYEIPSGMSAEHGKAGHFRRLRWTQTQLPKIYQVLKANLVFSPLPEAPIWNPCRSVVMVHDLIPLRFPNWRSPLTIYAKYYVPLVLNQALHIVCNSQATADDIVAFYHISADKITPIPLAYNADHFRLLDLPTSNYFVYLGRQDPYKNLHRVLDAFAALPRCQDYELWLVGSTDPRFAPDLSTHAEALGIADQVKFLDYVPYTDLPEVLNRAIALLFPSLWEGFGFPVLEAMACGTPVITSNRSSMPEVAGDAALLVNPEDTGAIAHAMQRLVTEPDVRSHLRTAGLARARQFSWEKTGATTRALLSQFL, from the coding sequence ATGGGGGCGATCTCTGATTCGGCTGACCTGATTGTGAGTTTGTCGGTGGTGGGCGATCGCCCTACTGGATTAGCCACCTATGCGCTCAATGTTGCACCCCATCTGGCAGTTCAAAACACTCTGCTTTTAGCCTCCCTAGAAGCACAGCATCAAATTTCTAAAACCCAGACGCGAGACATTTCCTACTACGAAATTCCGTCCGGAATGAGCGCAGAACATGGCAAGGCAGGGCACTTTAGGCGACTGCGCTGGACGCAAACCCAACTCCCCAAAATTTATCAAGTCCTAAAGGCAAATCTCGTGTTTTCTCCGCTTCCCGAAGCCCCAATTTGGAACCCGTGTCGCTCGGTGGTGATGGTGCATGACTTGATTCCGCTGCGGTTTCCAAACTGGCGATCGCCCCTCACAATTTATGCCAAATACTATGTGCCGCTGGTGCTAAATCAGGCGCTACATATTGTCTGCAACTCGCAGGCGACAGCGGACGATATTGTTGCTTTTTACCACATTTCAGCAGATAAGATTACGCCTATTCCGCTGGCCTACAATGCCGATCATTTTCGCTTGCTCGATTTACCCACCAGCAATTATTTTGTCTATCTGGGGCGGCAAGATCCCTACAAAAATCTGCACCGCGTTTTAGATGCGTTTGCAGCGCTGCCCCGCTGTCAGGACTATGAACTGTGGCTGGTGGGTTCGACCGACCCCCGCTTTGCGCCCGACCTGTCCACCCACGCCGAAGCGCTGGGCATTGCGGATCAGGTGAAATTTTTGGACTACGTGCCCTACACCGACCTGCCCGAGGTGCTAAATCGGGCGATCGCGCTTCTGTTTCCCAGCCTGTGGGAAGGGTTTGGCTTTCCGGTGCTGGAGGCGATGGCCTGCGGTACGCCCGTCATCACGTCGAATCGCTCGTCGATGCCAGAGGTGGCGGGGGATGCGGCGCTGCTGGTGAACCCGGAAGATACCGGGGCGATCGCCCATGCTATGCAGCGCTTGGTGACAGAACCCGACGTGCGATCGCACCTCCGCACCGCTGGACTGGCCCGCGCCCGCCAGTTCAGCTGGGAAAAAACCGGAGCCACGACTCGCGCACTACTGAGTCAATTTTTGTAG
- a CDS encoding QcrA and Rieske domain-containing protein, translating to MERRTFLGLTAASAASAALPACRSAEPPGPPAAGGTFQQVGTLSQLAQSGDRLNTQVGTAPITLLKNPDSGDLMAVSRICPHAGCTVEWREQTVLFACPCHNSLFSPTGGVVQGPANRALATYPVKVEGETILVQG from the coding sequence ATGGAACGTCGCACCTTTCTCGGACTGACTGCCGCCAGTGCTGCCAGCGCTGCCCTGCCTGCTTGTCGATCTGCCGAGCCGCCCGGCCCGCCTGCGGCAGGAGGCACTTTTCAACAGGTGGGAACCCTGAGCCAGCTTGCCCAGAGTGGCGATCGCCTCAATACCCAAGTGGGCACTGCCCCCATCACCCTGCTCAAAAATCCCGACAGCGGCGACCTCATGGCCGTCAGCCGGATCTGTCCCCATGCGGGATGCACCGTCGAATGGCGAGAGCAAACCGTCCTCTTTGCCTGCCCCTGCCACAATTCCCTCTTTTCGCCGACGGGCGGAGTCGTGCAGGGCCCTGCAAACCGGGCGCTGGCGACCTATCCTGTCAAGGTAGAGGGTGAGACGATTTTGGTACAGGGGTAA
- the hisG gene encoding ATP phosphoribosyltransferase, with amino-acid sequence MLTVALPKGGLLKDSIQLFQAIGLDFSEFLNPANRQLEILDSSGRAHGLLVRNYDVPVYVEYGQAHLGVIGYDVLREKQPKVAHLVDLGFGQCRMSVAVKATSPYRSALDLPPHCRVASKFVRCAHDYFQSLDLPVDIVPLYGSVELGPITGMSEAIVDLVATGRTLQENNLIEIDRLFESTARLIAHPLSYRLNQDGVQDIVEQLRTHTSQVVAGKAVAEAAIKTVVETPASA; translated from the coding sequence ATGCTGACCGTTGCGCTGCCCAAAGGCGGGCTGCTAAAAGACAGTATTCAGCTTTTTCAAGCCATCGGGCTTGATTTCAGCGAGTTTCTCAACCCAGCCAATCGCCAGCTTGAAATCCTTGATAGCAGTGGGCGGGCGCACGGGCTGCTAGTTCGTAATTACGACGTGCCCGTTTATGTGGAATATGGACAAGCACACCTAGGCGTGATTGGTTACGACGTGTTGCGTGAAAAACAGCCCAAGGTTGCCCATCTGGTGGACTTGGGATTTGGGCAATGCCGCATGTCGGTCGCGGTCAAAGCGACCAGCCCCTATCGCTCAGCACTCGATCTGCCGCCCCACTGCCGAGTTGCGTCCAAGTTTGTGCGCTGCGCCCACGACTATTTTCAGAGCCTAGACTTACCCGTAGACATCGTGCCGCTCTATGGGTCTGTAGAGCTGGGGCCAATCACAGGGATGTCAGAGGCGATCGTGGACTTGGTGGCTACCGGGCGCACCCTCCAGGAAAACAACCTGATTGAAATCGATCGCCTGTTTGAAAGTACGGCCCGACTGATTGCCCATCCGCTCAGCTATCGGCTCAATCAAGACGGCGTGCAGGATATTGTGGAGCAACTGCGGACACACACTTCTCAAGTAGTCGCTGGCAAAGCCGTGGCTGAGGCTGCAATTAAAACTGTGGTTGAAACTCCGGCTTCTGCCTGA
- a CDS encoding VOC family protein has translation MQNPTMPRPFHVAFPVQDLSATRVFYEAVLGCAVGRTDSRWIDFNLFGHQVTAHLVDDAPGVMGTNATNLVGSKAVPTQHWGVILEMDEWEALAERLRSHGVAFIIEPYTRFKGEVGEQATMFFLDPSSNALEFKAFADDAAIFATS, from the coding sequence ATCCAAAATCCCACCATGCCTCGTCCGTTTCACGTTGCGTTTCCTGTCCAAGATCTATCTGCAACCCGTGTCTTTTATGAGGCTGTTTTGGGTTGTGCGGTAGGCAGAACCGATTCGCGATGGATTGACTTCAACCTGTTTGGGCATCAGGTGACGGCGCATTTAGTGGACGATGCCCCAGGGGTAATGGGCACCAATGCCACCAATCTAGTCGGTAGCAAAGCAGTGCCCACCCAGCACTGGGGCGTGATTTTGGAGATGGATGAGTGGGAGGCGCTGGCAGAAAGGCTGCGATCGCACGGCGTGGCGTTCATCATTGAGCCGTATACTCGCTTCAAAGGCGAAGTGGGCGAACAGGCAACGATGTTTTTCCTCGACCCCAGCAGCAATGCGCTAGAGTTCAAGGCGTTTGCAGACGATGCAGCGATCTTTGCCACGTCGTAG
- the clpB gene encoding ATP-dependent chaperone ClpB gives MQPTSPDKFTEKAWEAIVNTQEIARQSKQQQIETEHLMKALLEQDGLAVSIFNRAGVNVQRVREFTDSYIARQPKVSGGGSSVYLGRSLDTLLDRAEAARKELGDDFISVEHLLLAYPKDDRFGRSLFQDIRLDEAKLKQTVEQVRGSQKVTDQNPEGKYEALEKYGRDLTESAKQGKLDPVIGRDDEIRRTIQILSRRTKNNPVLIGEPGVGKTAIAEGLAQRIVKGDVPESLKDRKLIALDMGALIAGAKYRGEFEERLKAVLKEVTDSNGQIILFIDEIHTVVGAGATQGAMDAGNLLKPMLARGELRCIGATTLDEYRKYIEKDAALERRFQQVYVDQPSVEDTVSILRGLRERYENHHGVKISDSALVAAAMLSNRYISDRFLPDKAIDLVDEAAAKLKMEITSKPEELDEVDRKILQLEMEKLSLQKETDTASRDRLERLEKELADLKETQTALNAQWDAEKGIIQDIQRIKQEIEKVNIEIQQAERDYDLNRAAELKYGKLASLQKELADAETRLTQTQTSGKSLLREEVTESDIAEIISKWTGIPVSKLVESEMQKLLHLEDELHRRVIGQDEAVTAVADAIQRSRAGLSDPNRPIASFIFLGPTGVGKTELAKALASYLFDSEEAMVRIDMSEYMEKHAVSRLIGAPPGYVGYDEGGQLTEAIRRRPYAVVLFDEIEKAHPDVFNVMLQILDDGRVTDSQGRTVDFKNTIIIMTSNIGSQYILDVAGDNSRYDEMRGRVIEAMRSHFRPEFLNRVDEFIIFHSLQKSELRNIVRLQVARLEQRLEVRKMVLRLSDAALDFLADVGYDPVYGARPLKRAIQRELETAIAKAILRGEFTDGNTIYVDVEHERLAFKRLPAELTTV, from the coding sequence ATGCAACCGACTAGTCCTGACAAATTCACCGAAAAAGCCTGGGAAGCCATTGTCAACACCCAGGAAATTGCCCGCCAGTCCAAACAGCAGCAGATTGAAACCGAACACCTGATGAAGGCGTTGCTAGAGCAAGACGGGCTGGCCGTCAGCATTTTCAACCGGGCGGGCGTAAATGTGCAGCGGGTGCGCGAGTTTACCGATAGCTACATTGCGCGGCAGCCGAAGGTATCCGGCGGCGGTTCGTCGGTGTATCTGGGGCGATCGCTCGACACGCTGCTAGATCGCGCCGAAGCCGCCCGCAAGGAGCTAGGTGACGACTTTATTTCCGTCGAACACCTGCTGCTGGCCTATCCCAAGGATGACCGATTTGGGCGATCGCTGTTCCAGGATATCCGGCTCGACGAAGCCAAGCTCAAGCAAACCGTAGAACAAGTGCGAGGCAGCCAAAAAGTGACCGACCAAAACCCCGAAGGCAAATACGAGGCGCTGGAAAAATACGGACGCGACCTGACCGAATCGGCCAAGCAGGGCAAGCTTGACCCAGTGATCGGGCGGGACGACGAAATTCGCCGCACGATCCAAATCCTGTCGCGCCGCACAAAGAATAACCCCGTGCTGATTGGCGAACCGGGCGTGGGCAAAACGGCGATCGCCGAAGGGCTGGCCCAGCGCATCGTCAAGGGCGACGTACCCGAATCGCTGAAAGACCGCAAGCTGATTGCCCTGGACATGGGCGCACTGATTGCGGGCGCGAAATATCGCGGCGAGTTTGAAGAACGCCTGAAGGCGGTGCTGAAGGAAGTCACCGACTCCAACGGGCAAATTATTCTGTTTATCGACGAGATCCACACCGTCGTCGGCGCGGGCGCAACCCAGGGCGCGATGGATGCGGGCAACCTGCTGAAGCCCATGCTGGCGCGGGGCGAACTGCGCTGCATTGGCGCGACCACGCTGGACGAATACCGCAAGTACATCGAAAAAGATGCAGCCTTGGAGCGCCGATTCCAGCAGGTGTATGTGGATCAGCCGTCGGTGGAAGATACCGTCTCGATCCTGCGGGGTCTGCGCGAACGCTACGAAAACCACCACGGCGTGAAGATCTCCGACAGTGCGCTGGTGGCGGCTGCCATGCTGTCGAACCGCTACATTTCAGACCGCTTCTTGCCCGATAAAGCGATCGACTTGGTGGACGAAGCCGCCGCCAAGCTGAAGATGGAAATTACCTCCAAGCCAGAGGAACTGGACGAGGTAGACCGCAAGATCTTGCAGCTTGAGATGGAAAAGCTGTCGCTGCAAAAGGAAACGGACACCGCCTCGCGCGATCGCCTAGAGCGGCTCGAAAAAGAACTGGCTGACCTCAAGGAAACCCAAACTGCGCTAAATGCTCAGTGGGATGCGGAGAAAGGCATCATTCAGGATATCCAGCGCATTAAGCAAGAGATCGAAAAGGTCAACATCGAAATTCAGCAAGCTGAGCGCGACTATGACCTCAACCGCGCTGCGGAGTTGAAGTATGGCAAGCTGGCTAGTTTACAAAAAGAACTGGCTGATGCTGAAACGCGCCTGACGCAGACCCAAACCAGCGGCAAATCTCTGCTGCGGGAAGAAGTCACCGAGTCCGATATTGCAGAAATTATCTCCAAGTGGACGGGCATTCCCGTCAGCAAGCTGGTGGAGTCGGAAATGCAGAAGCTGCTGCACCTAGAAGACGAACTGCACCGCCGCGTGATTGGGCAGGACGAAGCCGTGACCGCTGTGGCGGACGCGATCCAGCGATCGCGCGCCGGACTCTCCGACCCCAACCGCCCGATCGCCAGCTTCATCTTCCTGGGGCCGACGGGCGTGGGCAAGACGGAACTCGCTAAAGCCCTGGCCAGCTACCTGTTCGACAGCGAAGAAGCAATGGTGCGGATCGACATGTCGGAATATATGGAGAAACACGCCGTTTCCAGGCTCATCGGTGCGCCTCCGGGCTATGTCGGCTACGACGAAGGCGGACAACTCACCGAAGCAATTCGTCGCCGCCCCTATGCCGTGGTGCTGTTCGACGAAATCGAAAAAGCCCATCCCGACGTGTTCAACGTCATGCTGCAAATCCTCGATGATGGGCGCGTTACCGATTCTCAGGGACGCACGGTGGATTTCAAAAACACCATCATCATCATGACCAGCAACATCGGCTCGCAATACATCCTCGACGTGGCCGGCGACAACAGCCGCTACGACGAAATGCGGGGTCGAGTGATCGAGGCGATGCGATCGCACTTCCGTCCCGAATTCCTCAACCGCGTGGATGAATTCATCATCTTCCACAGCCTGCAAAAGTCGGAACTGCGGAACATCGTGCGCCTGCAAGTGGCCCGGCTGGAACAACGTCTGGAAGTCCGCAAGATGGTGCTGCGCCTCTCCGACGCAGCCCTCGACTTCCTTGCCGATGTGGGCTACGACCCGGTCTACGGCGCTCGTCCGCTAAAGCGAGCCATCCAGCGCGAACTGGAAACGGCGATCGCCAAAGCCATCCTGCGCGGCGAATTCACCGACGGCAACACGATCTACGTCGATGTGGAGCACGAGCGGCTGGCCTTCAAGCGGCTGCCCGCCGAGCTAACCACCGTCTAG
- a CDS encoding WG repeat-containing protein yields MLIGGRYETIRELGRGGFGKTYLAEDTYRRNSPKCVVKKIQPQSKLPSVLAPARSLFEAEVEKLYLIGKHDQIPKLYDHLEQGGEFYLVQELIDGHDLRQSLFLGDRRDEKEVLGFLHEVLEILAVAHAQNVVHQDLKPQNLLRRWSDKKLVLIDFGNVKVIRHLMVNAEGKPYFTQTVGTAGYVPPEQSAGQPIPASDLYALGMLAIQALTGYSPKQLPRDPATGEIAWRDEARVSAQLADALDGMVRQSVEQRFQSVAEVLAALPALPTAKTLSPEELASFLGEPEPPRYELAIAPQFDLARNFSEGLAAVVLKNRLGYISTSGEIAIPLKIEVDPIGIYREGAYEFSEGLARISVGQRWGYINDLGKLAIAPQFDSAENFVNGLARVEQNHRYGYIDTRGQWLIKPQFESAAPAFREGLAGVEIDHRYGYISPAGKVIIPPQFDSADEFSEGLARVTLQGKYGFIDKTGALVIPAEFDVAHTFQNGLARVRIDGRYGYINPAGELVIPAQFDDTFSFTDGLALVRHEDRYGYIAPEGKVVIPLKFEDAFPFSEGLAAVKLGGLWGFIDLQGTFVVEPQFADAGSFHGDRAAVKQGGRWGYLGRA; encoded by the coding sequence ATGTTAATCGGCGGGCGGTATGAAACGATTCGAGAATTAGGGCGCGGGGGCTTTGGCAAGACGTATCTGGCCGAAGACACTTACCGTCGCAATAGCCCCAAGTGCGTGGTCAAAAAGATTCAGCCCCAGTCGAAGCTGCCGTCGGTGTTGGCTCCAGCGCGATCGCTCTTTGAAGCCGAGGTCGAGAAGCTGTATCTGATCGGCAAGCACGACCAGATTCCCAAACTTTACGACCATTTGGAGCAGGGTGGCGAGTTTTATCTGGTGCAAGAGCTGATCGACGGGCACGATTTGCGGCAGTCGCTCTTTTTGGGCGATCGCCGCGATGAGAAAGAAGTGCTGGGCTTTTTGCATGAGGTGCTAGAGATCCTCGCAGTGGCCCATGCCCAGAACGTCGTGCATCAAGACCTGAAGCCACAAAACCTGCTGCGCCGCTGGAGCGACAAAAAGCTAGTGCTGATCGACTTTGGCAATGTCAAGGTGATCCGCCATTTGATGGTGAATGCCGAGGGCAAGCCCTACTTTACGCAGACCGTTGGTACGGCGGGCTACGTGCCGCCCGAACAGTCTGCCGGACAGCCCATTCCTGCCAGCGACCTTTATGCGCTGGGAATGCTGGCAATTCAGGCGCTCACGGGCTATTCTCCCAAACAGCTTCCCCGCGATCCGGCGACAGGCGAAATCGCATGGCGGGACGAGGCGCGGGTCAGCGCTCAGCTTGCCGATGCGCTGGATGGCATGGTGCGTCAATCCGTCGAGCAGCGCTTCCAGTCCGTGGCCGAGGTGCTGGCGGCGCTGCCTGCACTGCCGACTGCAAAAACCCTCTCCCCAGAAGAACTCGCTAGCTTTTTGGGCGAGCCAGAACCGCCGCGCTATGAACTGGCGATCGCCCCCCAGTTTGACCTAGCACGAAACTTTTCTGAGGGGCTGGCGGCCGTCGTGCTAAAGAATCGCCTCGGCTACATCAGCACGTCTGGCGAAATTGCCATCCCGCTCAAAATCGAAGTCGATCCCATCGGCATCTACCGCGAAGGGGCCTACGAGTTCTCTGAGGGGCTAGCGCGAATCTCCGTTGGGCAGCGCTGGGGCTACATCAATGATCTGGGAAAACTGGCGATCGCCCCCCAGTTCGACAGCGCTGAAAACTTCGTCAACGGGCTGGCGCGGGTCGAGCAAAACCACCGCTACGGCTACATCGACACGCGGGGGCAATGGCTGATCAAGCCGCAGTTTGAGAGTGCCGCGCCCGCCTTCCGCGAAGGATTGGCGGGGGTGGAAATCGACCATCGCTACGGCTATATCAGCCCCGCCGGAAAAGTCATCATCCCGCCCCAGTTCGACAGCGCCGACGAGTTCTCCGAAGGGCTGGCCCGCGTCACGCTCCAGGGCAAATACGGCTTTATCGACAAAACGGGCGCACTGGTGATTCCTGCCGAGTTTGACGTGGCCCACACGTTTCAAAATGGGCTGGCGCGAGTCCGCATCGACGGGCGCTACGGCTACATCAACCCCGCAGGCGAACTCGTCATCCCCGCCCAGTTCGACGACACCTTTAGCTTCACCGATGGACTCGCCCTCGTGCGCCACGAAGACCGCTATGGCTATATTGCTCCAGAGGGCAAAGTCGTCATTCCGCTGAAGTTTGAAGATGCCTTTCCCTTTTCTGAAGGTCTGGCCGCCGTGAAGCTGGGCGGACTCTGGGGCTTTATCGATCTCCAGGGAACCTTCGTGGTTGAGCCGCAGTTTGCCGACGCTGGCTCCTTTCATGGCGATCGCGCTGCGGTCAAGCAAGGCGGGCGGTGGGGGTATTTGGGCAGGGCGTGA
- a CDS encoding transposase, with protein sequence MPYQALQSLSAGEFKRFCGVNRIIRKVEDILIKCGKFRLPSQRQWYQPGWEWKVFIVDAGEVEIERQKKQKRDYSGKQKSHTLKAQLLVDFENGQVIATAIDKGKTHDFKLLKRSRLPWVSSQLCLADRGYQGFAKRHAGACTPTQKPRNQPLAEDEKQHNRALARLRVKVEHVIRRFKIFRIFSGRYRSRRRRFGLRLNLIAGLLNYELAHAS encoded by the coding sequence ATGCCTTATCAAGCCTTGCAAAGTCTGTCTGCTGGAGAGTTTAAGCGATTCTGCGGTGTCAACCGCATCATCAGGAAAGTGGAAGACATCTTGATCAAGTGCGGCAAGTTTCGCTTGCCCAGCCAACGGCAGTGGTACCAGCCTGGATGGGAATGGAAAGTGTTTATCGTAGACGCAGGTGAAGTTGAAATTGAACGTCAAAAAAAACAGAAACGTGACTACAGTGGCAAGCAGAAGAGCCATACCCTGAAGGCGCAACTGTTGGTGGATTTTGAGAACGGGCAGGTGATTGCGACTGCAATCGACAAAGGCAAGACGCATGACTTCAAGCTGCTCAAACGAAGTCGCCTGCCCTGGGTATCGTCGCAGTTATGTTTAGCTGACCGCGGGTATCAAGGGTTTGCCAAGCGTCATGCTGGAGCTTGTACGCCCACCCAAAAGCCGCGCAACCAACCGTTAGCCGAGGACGAGAAGCAACACAATCGGGCATTAGCGAGACTGCGGGTGAAAGTAGAGCATGTGATTCGTCGCTTCAAGATCTTTCGCATCTTCTCAGGGCGCTATCGCAGCCGGAGACGACGCTTTGGCTTGCGCTTGAACTTGATTGCAGGGTTGCTCAACTACGAACTGGCACACGCTTCCTGA